The Nocardioides humi genome includes a region encoding these proteins:
- a CDS encoding phosphotransferase family protein, translated as MQNIDLDGLLDRATAAARRRDPAAELRGLRRLEGGVSSLTFASTLVGDRADRQVVLKVAPAGLAPVRNRDVLRQAQALRALRRLPGFPVPEVLFEDAGDPPEVPPLFAMSLCPGESYEPLLDVSAAPPEADVVAERMRVAARALARLQSVGPARIGLGGEPVSAVDEELERWRRLLETVDDDIAPGHEKLYRRLADRVPSGVPPRLLHGDYRLANMLFEGAGLTAVIDWEIWSVGDPRADLAWLLMHLAPAHVFHEDRPAGDRAAGAALPTREELWGEYAEARRAAGADAAEIAATAADLEWFLGVCYYKTASTIAVIWKRERRLDRPDPKLVVAAQHLDEVLAAGHAVLDRA; from the coding sequence GTGCAGAACATCGACCTGGACGGACTGCTGGATCGCGCCACAGCCGCCGCGAGGCGCCGTGACCCGGCCGCGGAGCTGCGGGGACTGCGGCGCCTCGAGGGCGGGGTGTCGAGCCTGACGTTCGCCTCCACGCTGGTCGGTGACCGTGCGGATCGACAGGTCGTGCTCAAGGTCGCGCCCGCCGGGCTGGCCCCGGTCCGCAACCGGGACGTGCTGCGCCAGGCGCAGGCGCTGCGGGCCCTGCGGCGGCTGCCGGGGTTCCCGGTGCCGGAGGTGCTCTTCGAGGATGCCGGCGATCCGCCCGAGGTCCCTCCCCTTTTCGCGATGTCGTTGTGCCCGGGGGAGTCGTACGAGCCGCTCCTCGACGTGTCGGCCGCGCCGCCGGAGGCCGACGTCGTTGCGGAGCGGATGCGGGTCGCGGCGCGAGCACTGGCGCGGCTGCAGTCCGTCGGTCCGGCGCGGATCGGCCTGGGCGGCGAGCCGGTGTCCGCCGTCGACGAGGAGCTGGAGCGCTGGCGGAGGCTGCTCGAGACGGTCGACGACGACATCGCGCCCGGCCACGAGAAGCTGTATCGGCGACTCGCCGATCGCGTGCCGTCCGGTGTGCCGCCCCGCCTGTTGCACGGCGACTACCGGCTGGCCAACATGCTCTTCGAGGGCGCCGGACTCACCGCCGTCATCGACTGGGAGATCTGGTCGGTGGGGGACCCGCGTGCCGACCTGGCCTGGCTGTTGATGCACCTGGCACCCGCCCATGTCTTCCACGAGGACCGGCCTGCGGGCGACCGTGCGGCGGGCGCCGCGCTGCCGACGCGTGAGGAGCTCTGGGGGGAGTACGCCGAGGCCCGCCGCGCCGCGGGAGCCGACGCCGCGGAGATCGCGGCGACAGCCGCAGACCTCGAGTGGTTCCTCGGTGTCTGCTACTACAAGACGGCGTCGACGATCGCGGTGATCTGGAAGCGCGAGCGCCGGCTGGACCGCCCGGACCCGAAGCTGGTGGTCGCCGCGCAGCACCTCGACGAGGTGCTGGCGGCGGGCCACGCGGTGCTCGACCGGGCGTGA